In the genome of Terriglobia bacterium, the window TGGTCGGGACGGGCAGATTTGAACTGCCGACCCCTCGCACCCCAAGCGAGTGCTCTACCAGGCTGAGCCACGTCCCGACGATAATTGCCCGACGCTGGCGCGTCGGTGGGGTACTTCAATTCTACATGAAAGCGGTAGCCGGAAGCGAAACGATTGCGGAGAGCACCAACCCAGGTTCATGCGCAGAAGAAGTGCGTGAACCTGAAGAACCATGCGCCACGCCGTTCCAGCGCCCGGTGCTACTGTGACGGCGGGACGTACTCCTTCGGGGCTTCCGAGCCTTCGCCGAAGAAGTAGGCTTCCATCTGCTGGACGATAAAGTCCTGGTGGTCTTTTTTCCAGGGCTGCAGGCGGTACTCGTTGAGCAGCATCTTCATGTGATCGGTCCAGGCCAGCCACGCCTGTTTGCTGACGTTCTCGTAAATCTTCTGTCCCAGGGGTGAGTCGAAGGGCGGCTCGTCGAGGCCCTCCATCTCCTTGCCGAACTTTACGCATTTCACCATGTGTGCCATTTCTCGTATCTCCAAACATTTGATGATAACACCCGAAAACCGGCTCTCTGCAAGGGAAGGAGAGCCAGTCGTGGGCGTCAGACTTCTGCCCTACACATCAGTCGATGAATTCTTACTTTCTTCCACGACGGCTCTTTCGTCCGGCCGGGGGTTCTTCAAAAAGGGCAAACTGGATGCGCTTCTGCATGTCATCGACGCGGTCGAGGATTACATGAACCCGGTTACCCATGGCGAAGGTTCGACGAGTGCGCTGGCCGATAATCTGCCGGGTATTCTCGTGGAAGAGGTAGCGGTCGTCGGTCAGCGAGTTCAGCGGGATCAGCCCTTCAATGAAGAGTTCGTTCAGCTCGACGAACATGCCGAACTTGGTGATGCTGACGATCATGCCCTCGAAGTCCTCGCCGACACGGTCTTGCATGAACTTGACTTTCTTCCATTCGAGAAGCTCGCGCTCGGCTTCGTCCGAGCGGCGTTCGGTGAGACTCGACTCCCGGGCGATGTCGCGAAGAACGGTCTCGGGTATAGGACCACCGAGTGGAGGACGATCCTCGCGGTGCTCGCGCGTTTTCTTCGGACCGCGCTTCTCGGCTGCTTCCGTCCATGGCGACTTCAACTCCTTCTGCTCGGCGGTGAGTTCTCCTTCGCCGACTGGAACGTGACCGTCCATGCGCTCGGGGCTGTCGTCGAGGACTGACTTCAGGATACGGTGGACGATGAGGTCGGGATAGCGGCGGATCGGGGAGGTGAAATGCGTGTACGTACCGACAGCGAGCGCGAAGTGTCCCTCGTTCTCCTCGGAGTAGCGGGCCTGCTTGAGAGAACGCAGCATTAGATAGGAGAGAATGCGCTCCTCAGGTTTTCCGGCAATCTTCTCCGTGAGCTTCTGATACATGCGCGGCGTGACTGGAACGTCCTCGGGAACTTCGACGGTGCGTGCCTTCTGTCCTGTTCCGTAGCGGTCGCGGCGATCGGCCTTGGGCGTGAATCGCTGCACTCGCAGGGCTCCGACGCCCAGCGAGTATCCAAACGTCGCGGCGATGGTTTCGAAATCCAGCACGCGCTTGGGGTCGGGCTTCTCATGGATGCGATAAAGCGACGCGATCTGCTTTGTCTCGAGGTAGGACGCAACGCTCTCGTTGGCCGCCAACATGAACTCCTCGATCATGCGGTGAGCGATGTTCCGTTCGGAGCGCGTGACACCCTGCATCAGACCGTTCTCGTCGAACTCAATGACGGCCTCGGGAAGATCGAAATCGATCGAACCGCGCTTCTTGCGCTTGGCGTTCAAAAGCAGCGCGACTTCCTTCATCAATTCGAAGACGTCGACGATGCGGGCGTATTGCTCGCGTACGGCGCGGTCGCCTTCGAGGATGAGATTCACGTTGGTGTAGGTCATGCGCTCGACCGATCGGATCACGCCAGGAGCGACTTCGTAGCCGAGAATTTCCCCCGTGCGGTCTATCTCCATGAGGCAGGACATGACGAGGCGGTCAACTTTTGGGCGCAGAGAGCAGATGTCGGTCGAGAGTTCCATCGGCAGCATGGGTACGGCGCGGTCGGGGAAATAGACCGACGTGCCGCGCATGCGCGCCTCGCGGTCGATCGCTGAGCCGTCGGTCACATACTGCGCGACATCGGCGATGTGCACCTGGAGTTCGAAATTCCCATTGTGCAGACGACGCACGGTTACGGCGTCG includes:
- a CDS encoding VacB/RNase II family 3'-5' exoribonuclease, with protein sequence MIAESRVLKQIEKSPRQSAGYKQLIREMSLRGSDRRELQEMLDSLVRRGKLLETGRDRYTLAQAAANQNIVVGRLNMHRDGYGFVTPDIEEVRRSIAGDIYIPPVAIGPAMHGDKVLVELGRRKDEGRVEGRVLKIIDRAHGTVVGTFHYGDRQNYVRPMDEKITVDVIIPRGKEWPAESEEDEQDALHGSGRAKANVDRVLGCEAKRKQFDDLEGVVVDVEIMEWPTATQNPRGRVVEILGYEDDFGVDVEIIIRKFHIPHRFPTDVLSESQAFEPVIPARELHRRWDFRKLPIVTIDGETARDFDDAVTVRRLHNGNFELQVHIADVAQYVTDGSAIDREARMRGTSVYFPDRAVPMLPMELSTDICSLRPKVDRLVMSCLMEIDRTGEILGYEVAPGVIRSVERMTYTNVNLILEGDRAVREQYARIVDVFELMKEVALLLNAKRKKRGSIDFDLPEAVIEFDENGLMQGVTRSERNIAHRMIEEFMLAANESVASYLETKQIASLYRIHEKPDPKRVLDFETIAATFGYSLGVGALRVQRFTPKADRRDRYGTGQKARTVEVPEDVPVTPRMYQKLTEKIAGKPEERILSYLMLRSLKQARYSEENEGHFALAVGTYTHFTSPIRRYPDLIVHRILKSVLDDSPERMDGHVPVGEGELTAEQKELKSPWTEAAEKRGPKKTREHREDRPPLGGPIPETVLRDIARESSLTERRSDEAERELLEWKKVKFMQDRVGEDFEGMIVSITKFGMFVELNELFIEGLIPLNSLTDDRYLFHENTRQIIGQRTRRTFAMGNRVHVILDRVDDMQKRIQFALFEEPPAGRKSRRGRK
- a CDS encoding oxidative damage protection protein: MAHMVKCVKFGKEMEGLDEPPFDSPLGQKIYENVSKQAWLAWTDHMKMLLNEYRLQPWKKDHQDFIVQQMEAYFFGEGSEAPKEYVPPSQ